In a single window of the Sphingobacteriaceae bacterium genome:
- the dapB gene encoding 4-hydroxy-tetrahydrodipicolinate reductase has product MSNIRVVVAGATGKTGSAITRALIAADGIEVVGAVARGRVSSDLGEVLGLGPVGVAISDDLAGTLEETKADVLVDFTNPQAAPGHTLTALELGVRAVVGTTGMGPSDLEAIRAAAESRDLAAMIIPNFCLGALLLFRMAKEAARIFHQAEIIEMHHATKVDAPSGTALRLGEAIASQWDGRPVPTHSVRLPGLVAHHAVIFGGDGETVTLRHDTVSRDAFGPGVVLAVRRVHQFRGLITDLEAVFADQEPAV; this is encoded by the coding sequence ATGAGCAATATTCGCGTGGTGGTGGCGGGAGCCACGGGCAAGACCGGCAGCGCCATCACCAGGGCATTGATTGCAGCCGACGGGATTGAAGTGGTGGGCGCCGTAGCCCGGGGGCGGGTGAGCAGCGACCTGGGTGAAGTCCTGGGGCTGGGCCCCGTGGGTGTGGCCATTTCCGACGACCTGGCCGGCACCCTGGAGGAGACGAAAGCCGATGTGCTGGTGGACTTCACCAACCCCCAGGCGGCGCCGGGGCACACCCTGACGGCCCTGGAGCTGGGGGTGCGGGCCGTGGTGGGCACCACGGGCATGGGCCCCAGCGATCTGGAGGCCATCCGGGCCGCCGCCGAAAGCCGGGACCTGGCCGCCATGATCATCCCCAACTTCTGCCTGGGAGCGCTGCTGTTGTTCCGCATGGCCAAAGAGGCGGCCCGCATCTTCCACCAGGCGGAAATCATCGAAATGCACCACGCCACCAAAGTGGACGCCCCTTCGGGCACCGCCCTGCGCCTGGGCGAGGCCATCGCCTCCCAGTGGGACGGCCGGCCGGTGCCCACCCACAGCGTGCGCCTGCCGGGCCTGGTGGCCCACCACGCCGTCATTTTCGGCGGCGACGGCGAAACCGTCACCCTCCGCCACGACACCGTGTCCCGGGACGCCTTCGGGCCGGGGGTCGTGCTGGCCGTGCGCCGCGTCCACCAGTTCCGCGGGTTGATCACCGACCTGGAGGCCGTGTTCGCCGACCAGGAGCCGGCCGTGTAA
- a CDS encoding general stress protein — translation MARTVIGTFDSRQKAEEAVSALRNQGFAENEISIVARDEGGRQQQGGTGGGRSQQQMSAGRGGTQMSADGVGDGVGWGAGIGAGAGLLATAGALAVPGIGPILAAGPLAATLSGAVTGGIAGGLMDWGIPAERGRHYEGRIREGRVLCVVRSEDRKADEAADILRRHGAQDVETH, via the coding sequence TTGGCCAGGACAGTAATCGGCACCTTCGACTCCAGGCAAAAGGCGGAGGAAGCCGTATCCGCCCTTCGGAACCAAGGCTTTGCCGAAAACGAGATTTCCATCGTCGCCCGGGATGAAGGCGGGCGGCAGCAGCAGGGGGGCACCGGCGGCGGCCGCAGCCAGCAGCAGATGTCCGCCGGCCGGGGTGGAACCCAGATGTCCGCCGACGGCGTGGGTGACGGCGTCGGCTGGGGAGCCGGCATCGGCGCCGGCGCCGGATTGCTGGCCACCGCCGGGGCCCTGGCGGTGCCCGGCATCGGTCCCATCCTGGCCGCCGGACCTTTGGCGGCCACCCTGTCGGGGGCGGTCACCGGCGGCATCGCCGGCGGCCTCATGGACTGGGGCATTCCCGCCGAGCGGGGCCGTCATTACGAGGGCCGCATCCGGGAGGGCCGGGTGCTGTGCGTCGTCCGGTCCGAAGACCGGAAGGCCGATGAAGCGGCCGACATCCTGCGCCGGCACGGCGCCCAGGACGTGGAAACCCACTGA
- a CDS encoding pitrilysin family protein produces the protein MSPLNWAEPYRRVLPNGLRLIVEPINHVRSVAVGLWVGAGSRCEEAGQAGASHFLEHLLFKGTATRSARDLAEAIDAVGGDMNAYTTKEYTCYYIRALGEHLPLAMELLADILLNSRFDPGDIEKERGVILEEISLYEDTPDELVHDLLAQCLWGSHPLGRSIIGTAGDVKSLTREDLLAFYRAHYHPGNTVLAVAGAVNPLVVEELAHRLLGSWPAREARPEPAGGGPEAGAASKRPGLRRDRRVRVKETEQVHFCLGTEGRSINHRDRYSLLVLSSLIGGGPSSRLFQAVREERGLAYSVYAFQAAYRDTGVFGIYAGSSPRSAPAVLDLIMAELNAIRRHGITGAELARAKEQIKSSLLMSLECTESRMSRLGRSELLLGRVPAPAAIIRRVEALGQEDIVQLAGQVLDPDHLSLAAVAPTPEPFRF, from the coding sequence GTGTCCCCGTTGAATTGGGCCGAGCCGTACCGGCGGGTGCTGCCCAACGGTCTGCGGCTCATCGTCGAACCCATCAACCACGTGCGCTCCGTGGCCGTCGGCTTGTGGGTCGGGGCCGGGTCCCGCTGTGAGGAGGCGGGCCAAGCCGGCGCCAGCCACTTTCTGGAGCACCTGCTGTTCAAGGGCACGGCCACCCGCTCCGCCCGGGACCTGGCCGAGGCCATCGACGCGGTGGGGGGCGACATGAACGCCTACACCACCAAGGAGTACACGTGCTATTACATCCGGGCCCTGGGCGAGCACCTGCCCTTGGCCATGGAGCTCTTGGCCGACATCCTCCTCAACTCCCGCTTTGATCCCGGGGACATCGAAAAAGAGCGGGGTGTCATCCTGGAGGAAATCAGCCTGTACGAGGACACCCCCGATGAACTGGTCCACGACCTGCTGGCCCAGTGCCTGTGGGGCTCCCACCCCTTGGGCCGGTCCATCATCGGCACCGCCGGCGACGTAAAGTCCTTGACCAGGGAGGACCTCCTGGCCTTTTACCGGGCCCATTACCACCCCGGCAACACGGTGCTGGCCGTGGCCGGCGCCGTGAACCCCCTGGTGGTGGAGGAACTGGCCCACCGCCTCTTGGGCTCCTGGCCCGCCCGGGAAGCCCGGCCGGAACCGGCGGGCGGCGGGCCTGAAGCGGGGGCCGCCTCTAAGCGCCCCGGCCTGCGCCGGGATCGCCGGGTGCGGGTCAAGGAGACGGAGCAGGTCCATTTCTGCCTGGGCACCGAAGGGCGATCCATCAACCACCGGGACCGATACAGCCTGCTGGTCTTGAGCAGCCTCATCGGCGGCGGGCCCAGTTCCCGGCTGTTCCAGGCCGTCCGGGAAGAGCGGGGCCTGGCCTACTCCGTCTACGCCTTCCAGGCCGCCTACCGGGATACGGGGGTGTTCGGCATCTATGCCGGCAGCAGCCCCCGGTCGGCCCCGGCCGTGCTGGACCTCATCATGGCGGAACTCAACGCCATCCGCCGCCACGGCATCACCGGGGCGGAACTGGCCCGGGCCAAGGAGCAGATCAAGAGCAGCCTCCTCATGAGCCTGGAGTGCACCGAGTCCCGGATGAGCCGCCTGGGGCGGAGCGAACTCCTCCTGGGCCGGGTGCCGGCGCCGGCCGCCATCATCCGCCGGGTGGAAGCCCTGGGGCAGGAGGACATCGTCCAACTGGCGGGCCAGGTGCTGGACCCCGATCACCTGTCTCTCGCCGCCGTGGCCCCCACCCCCGAACCGTTCCGTTTCTGA